Part of the Bacteroidetes Order II. bacterium genome, CGGTTTTCTTTTACCGTTGCACCAAGATACGGAGGCCAATACATACACACGCCAAACGTCGAATTCAACAGTTGGAAAGACGATAAAATGTTGTTCTTATTAGAATTAGGTCAATATAGATAGTGATGGATATTCCCGAAATTGGGCAAATTGAAAAGTCACGGTTTTTTTTTCCGTCCTCCGACTCCACCACCAGACGTTCCGAGGTAGAGGCCAAACAAGTCAGCCCCGCCGCCTGAAACCGTGCCACCAAAACAAAGGTGAGGGTCATTTTCCCCATCACATGGATGGCATTCGGTGGCGATTGTAATACCTTCTCTACCACCGATTCGGCCAAGGCCGCCACCGCGTCCCCGCTCAACATCGGATCCACCGCCGGAAAAGGAAAGTCCGTCACCGTGCCATACCGCCGTTCGGCCTCCGCCCGCTGAGCCGCCTGCCACGTGCCATAAGGATGATTGGAGAGGTTAAGGAGCATGTGTGGCGGGGTTTGGTGTGAGTAATTGGGTGATTTCAGAGACTAAAAATTGTTGATCTTTTATACTGATTTTTTTGCTTTTTCGGTAACTTGTCAATTCTATAATCTTAACATTTCGTTCTTTTGCCAGTGCATGAATTTCCGAACTTAACTTGGCGGAGCTAATCAGTATTTTATAGGTGTAAAAACAT contains:
- a CDS encoding CRISPR-associated protein gives rise to the protein MLLNLSNHPYGTWQAAQRAEAERRYGTVTDFPFPAVDPMLSGDAVAALAESVVEKVLQSPPNAIHVMGKMTLTFVLVARFQAAGLTCLASTSERLVVESEDGKKNRDFSICPISGISITIYIDLILIRTTFYRLSNC